The following coding sequences lie in one Numida meleagris isolate 19003 breed g44 Domestic line chromosome Z, NumMel1.0, whole genome shotgun sequence genomic window:
- the RXFP3 gene encoding relaxin-3 receptor 1 has translation MPQPRGGGYKRGSHAASLSSISAARCVPQVRALGLGKRSLRLPAEHGMEEPCERSSCPTAAGMKEGAGREPWDVPLGLLEGGQMGNRSNVSFLQFFKNLNLERADGMQGDSSDVVRIIISLVYSVVCALGLVGNLLVLYLMKSKQGWRKSSINLFVTSLAVTDFQFVLTLPFWAVENALDFNWLFGKAMCKIVSYVTAMNMYASVFFLTAMSVARYRSVALALKNQGRGDPLSGCCSAKWLCALIWLLAILASLPQAIFSTTATVFDDVLCLVKFPEGRGSNAQFWLGLYQTQKVLLGFVLPLVVISLCYLLLVRFISDKHVGSTCSGPSTKRRSKVTKSVSIVVLSFFLCWLPNQALTTWGILIKLNVVHFSAEYFLSQVYFFPISVCLAHSNSCLNPILYCLMRREFRKALKNLLWRITSPSLTTMRPFTDTTKPEQEEQALHALMPAHPVAPSSAAVAVQPELAYYPPGVVVYSSRCDMLPATSVEHHC, from the coding sequence atGCCCCAGCCCCGCGGGGGCGGATATAAACGCGGCAGCCACGCCGCCTCGCTGAGCAGTATCTCTGCTGCTCGCTGTGTTCCGCAGGTTCGCGCTCTGGGGCTGGGGAAGCGGAGCCTCCGCCTCCCTGCTGAGCATGGGATGGAAGAGCCCTGCGAGCGCAGCTCCTGCCCGACGGCCGCCGGCATGAAAGAAGGAGCGGGTCGGGAGCCCTGGGACGTGCCACTGGGTTTGCTGGAGGGTGGCCAGATGGGCAACAGAAGCAATGTGTCCTTCCTGCAGTTCTTCAAGAACCTTAACTTGGAGCGAGCCGATGGGATGCAGGGAGACAGCTCCGATGTGGTGCGGATTATCATCTCCCTGGTGTACTCTGTGGTGTGTGCCCTGGGACTGGTGGGAAACCTGCTAGTGCTCTACCTGATGAAAAGCAAGCAAGGCTGGAGGAAGTCCTCTATCAACCTCTTTGTGACCAGCCTGGCAGTGACTGACTTTCAGTTCGTGCTGACCTTACCCTTCTGGGCTGTGGAGAATGCACTGGATTTCAACTGGCTCTTCGGCAAGGCAATGTGTAAGATTGTCTCCTATGTGACAGCCATGAACATGTATGCCAGTGTCTTCTTCCTCACTGCCATGAGTGTGGCTCGATATCGCTCTGTGGCTTTGGCCTTGAAGAACCAGGGGCGAGGTGACCCTCTgagtggctgctgctctgccaagTGGCTCTGTGCACTCATCTGGCTGCTGGCAATCCTGGCTTCTCTGCCCCAAGCCATTTTTTCCACCACTGCCACCGTCTTTGATGATGTCCTCTGCCTTGTCAAGTTCCCCGAGGGTCGAGGCAGCAATGCACAGTTCTGGCTGGGCCTGTACCAAACCCAGAaggtgctgctgggctttgtGCTGCCGCTGGTTGTCATCAGCCTCTGCTACTTGCTCCTGGTGCGCTTCATCAGCGACAAGCATGTTGGCAGCACCTGCAGTGGTCCCAGCACCAAGCGCCGCTCCAAAGTGACTAAGTCAGTGTCCATTGTGGTGCTGTCATTCTTCTTGTGCTGGCTGCCCAACCAAGCACTCACAACGTGGGGCATCCTCATCAAACTCAATGTGGTACACTTCAGTGCTGAGTACTTCCTCTCCCAGGTGTACTTTTTCCCCATCAGCGTGTGCCTGGCACACTCCAACAGCTGCCTCAACCCGATCCTCTACTGCCTGATGCGCAGGGAGTTCCGCAAGGCGCTGAAGAACCTCCTCTGGAGAATCACCTCACCTTCTCTCACCACCATGCGTCCTTTCACTGACACCACCAAGCCAGAGCAGGAAGAGCAAGCCCTGCACGCCCTGATGCCTGCCCACCCTGTTGCACCTTCGTCTGCAGCTGTGGCTGTCCAGCCAGAGCTGGCTTACTACCCACCTGGGGTGGTGGTGTACAGCAGCCGATGTGACATGCTGCCCGCTACCTCCGTGgagcatcactgctga